From one Paenibacillus sp. FSL K6-1330 genomic stretch:
- a CDS encoding HAD-IIIC family phosphatase: MNHVLTYLDLADSLLCSLPSRARIAGSPKLPCNRTFRIRVDRTMPFEFVANLMPPFCGLWEADVCFDYSDYDSALSDIGGETQADVYIIWLDWRIYASSMSAQEAAHWLNERIVKLRMVTDKPIWINNWPESLEDADRVLSFRASDRGWFRKLNSYLLESVENNTGCVLIDLAELAHEGTESFYDYRNEEISSYPFSNQATIIISRHLGVHLLPASCVPRLKAIALDLDDTLYHGVLGEEGAEGVALTEGHHRLQRLLLKLKQSGVLLTLCSRNEEEDVKALFDTRSDFPLRWDDFAAVCANWQTKAENLNRLARILNIDPSAFVFVDDNPAELVKMAAVLPEVRLLRAKQNGEETMFGLCHFPGLYQLHQDNMAVSRTTDIQANQTREKIRQSASDYRSYLDSLNMVVTIYENEASHVTRLHELSHKTNQFNLALRRMTEVEANDVMNASKYATITIRLSDILSDSGIIGAFICRLDGEQAHLIETLFSCRALGREIETVAFAWILEKLMDRGVQRINIEMAQGPRNAPALDWIKRFVTGSPEQLALKDLYARVKAACGSHPARVEVNR, encoded by the coding sequence ATGAATCATGTGTTAACCTATCTAGATTTAGCGGATTCTCTGCTGTGCTCCCTTCCCTCCAGGGCTCGGATTGCAGGAAGCCCTAAGCTCCCATGCAATCGAACCTTCCGAATACGAGTCGACAGAACGATGCCCTTTGAGTTTGTTGCCAATTTGATGCCTCCGTTTTGCGGATTATGGGAGGCTGATGTCTGTTTTGATTACTCTGATTATGATAGCGCTCTGTCCGATATTGGAGGGGAAACTCAGGCGGATGTATATATCATCTGGTTAGATTGGCGGATCTACGCCAGCTCAATGAGCGCACAGGAAGCTGCACATTGGCTGAATGAACGGATCGTTAAACTGCGTATGGTAACGGATAAACCAATCTGGATAAATAACTGGCCGGAGTCCTTGGAAGATGCCGATAGGGTGCTCAGCTTCCGTGCCAGTGACCGTGGATGGTTCCGGAAGTTAAATTCGTATTTGTTGGAGTCCGTTGAGAACAACACAGGATGTGTTCTGATCGATTTAGCTGAATTGGCCCATGAAGGTACCGAGTCCTTCTATGATTATCGGAACGAGGAAATCAGCAGCTATCCATTTTCCAATCAGGCAACGATAATTATCTCCCGTCACCTTGGTGTACATCTCTTACCCGCTTCCTGTGTTCCGAGACTTAAAGCGATTGCTCTTGATCTTGATGATACGCTTTATCACGGGGTATTGGGAGAGGAAGGGGCTGAAGGGGTAGCTTTAACGGAAGGTCATCATCGGTTGCAAAGGCTGCTGCTCAAACTTAAACAATCGGGAGTGCTGCTCACGTTATGCAGCCGTAATGAAGAAGAAGATGTTAAGGCTCTGTTTGACACTCGGAGCGATTTCCCGCTGAGATGGGACGATTTTGCCGCTGTCTGCGCGAATTGGCAGACAAAAGCAGAAAATCTGAATCGCTTGGCGCGAATACTGAATATTGACCCGTCTGCTTTCGTGTTTGTGGATGACAATCCGGCAGAGTTGGTGAAGATGGCCGCTGTACTGCCAGAGGTTCGTCTTTTACGAGCAAAGCAAAACGGTGAAGAAACGATGTTTGGATTATGTCATTTTCCCGGATTATATCAACTTCACCAGGATAACATGGCCGTATCCAGAACAACCGATATTCAGGCCAATCAGACAAGGGAGAAGATTAGACAATCAGCATCGGATTATCGTTCCTATTTAGACAGCTTGAACATGGTTGTAACCATCTATGAGAATGAAGCTTCCCATGTCACGCGGCTGCATGAATTAAGTCATAAAACGAATCAGTTTAACCTGGCATTAAGGCGGATGACAGAAGTGGAGGCGAATGACGTTATGAATGCCTCGAAATATGCTACGATTACGATTCGCCTCTCCGATATACTGTCAGACAGTGGAATTATCGGCGCTTTTATATGCCGGTTGGATGGTGAGCAAGCGCATTTAATCGAAACGCTTTTTAGCTGCAGGGCGCTTGGCCGTGAGATTGAAACGGTAGCCTTTGCCTGGATCTTGGAGAAATTAATGGATCGAGGGGTGCAGCGTATCAATATCGAAATGGCTCAGGGGCCGCGAAATGCTCCTGCCTTGGACTGGATAAAGCGTTTTGTTACAGGCTCGCCTGAACAACTGGCGCTTAAAGATCTCTATGCACGTGTAAAAGCAGCTTGCGGAAGTCATCCTGCTAGAGTGGAGGTAAATCGATGA
- a CDS encoding acyl carrier protein, with protein MTTELRKQIGSILSEVLNTALPPHDNPKREELANWDSLKHMELILRLEEQFDVRFSIREVAGIQSLDDIAKIIEVKS; from the coding sequence ATGACTACAGAATTACGCAAACAAATCGGGTCGATCTTATCCGAGGTATTAAACACTGCATTACCGCCTCATGATAATCCAAAGCGGGAAGAGCTGGCGAATTGGGATTCTTTAAAACATATGGAACTCATTCTTCGTCTTGAAGAACAATTTGATGTTCGCTTCTCCATTAGGGAAGTAGCGGGAATTCAAAGCTTGGATGACATCGCCAAGATCATTGAGGTGAAGTCGTGA
- a CDS encoding nucleotide sugar dehydrogenase: protein MSEILHKIETKTATVAVIGLGYVGLSVAVEAARANYRVYGIDIDKNKTEQLQRGKSYVTDIKDEDIDSLIHQRLYAVHEFSVLAEADIIVICLPTPLNINRDPDVSMIRSAVDSIIRYASRDTLIILESTTYPGTTEELIKNVIEANTQWEAGKDVFVCYSPERVDPGNRKFNVKNTPKILGGITEECTHLGLQFYRSFLDNVIPVSSTAAAEMVKLLENTFRSVNIALVNELTLMCDRMGINIWEVIDAASTKPFGYIPFFPGPGIGGHCIPIDPTYLSWRAKKFGFYNKFIELTSDINSNMPRYVISQITDILNDNEKPLKNSNIICIGMAYKKDVNDMRESPALEVFRLLQQKGAAVTYYDPLIPWFIDNGHRISSIELLPDLIASADLVVITTDHSTIDYQFIAEHAALLYDTKNVTRSIKGNIVLLGGHKRLEKSLSPVVSIKDSGEGREGID, encoded by the coding sequence ATGAGCGAAATCTTGCATAAAATAGAAACCAAGACGGCAACGGTGGCCGTGATCGGTCTTGGTTACGTCGGACTATCTGTGGCAGTGGAGGCGGCAAGAGCCAATTACAGGGTGTACGGAATTGACATCGATAAGAATAAAACGGAACAGTTACAACGCGGAAAATCGTATGTTACGGATATAAAGGATGAAGATATCGATTCTTTGATCCATCAGCGCCTGTATGCCGTTCATGAGTTTTCAGTGCTGGCTGAAGCAGATATCATCGTTATTTGCTTGCCCACTCCGCTTAACATCAACAGAGATCCTGACGTTTCCATGATTCGGTCAGCGGTTGATTCCATCATCCGGTATGCTTCGAGAGATACGCTCATTATTTTGGAAAGCACCACCTATCCCGGAACGACCGAAGAATTAATTAAGAATGTGATTGAAGCCAATACGCAATGGGAAGCGGGTAAGGATGTTTTTGTATGTTATTCTCCGGAAAGAGTGGACCCTGGAAACCGTAAATTCAATGTAAAAAACACACCTAAAATCTTAGGTGGAATCACGGAGGAATGTACCCATCTTGGCCTTCAATTTTACCGTTCTTTTTTGGATAACGTGATACCAGTAAGCTCAACGGCCGCGGCCGAAATGGTTAAGTTGCTCGAGAACACGTTTCGAAGTGTTAACATAGCGCTTGTGAACGAGCTGACGCTCATGTGTGATCGAATGGGGATTAACATCTGGGAAGTGATCGACGCTGCTTCGACCAAGCCGTTTGGTTACATCCCCTTTTTCCCAGGGCCGGGGATCGGTGGCCACTGCATCCCGATCGATCCGACCTATCTGTCATGGAGAGCTAAAAAGTTCGGCTTCTATAACAAATTTATTGAATTGACCAGCGATATCAACAGCAATATGCCCCGATATGTCATATCGCAGATTACCGACATACTCAATGACAATGAAAAGCCGCTAAAAAACTCAAATATTATATGCATTGGAATGGCTTATAAAAAGGATGTCAACGATATGCGAGAATCGCCTGCACTCGAAGTGTTCAGGCTTCTACAGCAGAAGGGGGCTGCTGTAACCTATTATGACCCGCTCATTCCATGGTTTATAGACAATGGCCACAGGATATCCTCCATAGAACTTTTGCCGGATCTGATTGCCTCCGCCGACCTGGTCGTTATTACTACCGATCATAGTACGATCGATTACCAGTTTATTGCTGAGCATGCCGCTTTGCTGTATGACACGAAAAATGTGACTCGGTCGATTAAAGGAAACATTGTATTGCTCGGCGGACATAAGCGATTGGAGAAAAGTTTATCCCCGGTTGTGTCGATCAAAGATAGCGGGGAAGGGAGGGAAGGGATTGATTGA
- a CDS encoding glycosyltransferase encodes MIDVVICVHNGLNAVKQCLNSIQNNTTQKINVIIIDDGSDQTTKRYLEQYTRQFHYTLIRHDKPQGYTASANQGLKQSTSRYCVLLNSDTIVTSQWLERLTETMESDRRIGIVGPLSNAASWQSIPHRDWNRNGLEPNLTIEQMAELVYQSSDKNFPRVMFLNGFCLMIKKEVIDKIGYFDEKNFPIGYGEEDDYCLRARAANFKLKVATHCYIYHQKSASFGKDRRKRLAQNGKAALIRKHGVERIKQSIQKMVDHRLLKETRAKLKWLLACRRQIITSNQRKNVIYTAITGNYDKLQDPLQMSKHCDYYCFTDNPKLKSGTWKMIKLDKIFADTARQARWVKVMPHLLFPTYKHSVWVDGNIRIVGDIDRFIEKYSASPLVFYKHSHRNCIYKEAEACIALGKDKKEVILKQVALYKNAGYPRDNGLIESGVILRRHNDPIVTGAMTTWWRQIISYSKRDQISFNYVAWKNNVPFTAINGNIRNNEFFNWSKHHNKPVMKRLKR; translated from the coding sequence TTGATTGATGTTGTCATTTGTGTGCATAACGGTTTGAATGCGGTAAAACAATGTTTGAACTCCATTCAAAATAATACGACACAAAAAATTAATGTAATTATCATAGATGATGGAAGCGATCAAACCACAAAGCGATATCTGGAACAGTACACACGACAATTTCACTATACATTAATTCGACACGATAAACCGCAAGGCTATACGGCTTCTGCGAATCAAGGATTAAAACAGTCAACATCGCGATACTGCGTCCTTCTCAACAGCGACACGATCGTAACCAGTCAGTGGTTGGAAAGGCTGACGGAAACCATGGAATCCGATCGCAGGATCGGTATCGTCGGTCCGCTGTCTAATGCAGCCAGCTGGCAATCCATTCCCCATCGGGACTGGAACCGTAATGGATTGGAGCCCAACTTGACGATCGAACAAATGGCCGAGCTTGTCTATCAATCCTCCGATAAGAATTTTCCGAGAGTCATGTTTTTGAACGGCTTCTGTTTAATGATCAAGAAGGAAGTCATAGACAAAATCGGGTATTTCGATGAAAAGAACTTTCCGATAGGTTACGGGGAAGAAGATGATTATTGTCTTCGTGCCCGCGCTGCCAACTTTAAATTAAAGGTTGCCACTCATTGTTATATTTATCATCAAAAGTCGGCAAGCTTTGGAAAGGATAGAAGGAAGCGATTAGCACAGAATGGGAAAGCTGCCCTCATTCGCAAACACGGCGTGGAAAGGATTAAGCAATCGATACAAAAAATGGTCGATCATCGATTGCTCAAAGAAACAAGGGCAAAATTAAAATGGCTATTAGCTTGCAGACGACAAATCATCACAAGTAATCAACGAAAAAACGTAATATACACAGCGATAACCGGTAATTACGATAAGCTACAGGATCCTTTACAAATGAGCAAGCATTGTGATTACTATTGTTTCACGGATAATCCGAAATTAAAGTCCGGAACCTGGAAAATGATTAAGTTAGATAAAATATTCGCTGATACGGCCCGTCAAGCTAGATGGGTAAAAGTTATGCCACACTTATTATTCCCGACCTACAAACACAGTGTTTGGGTTGACGGGAATATCCGAATTGTCGGAGATATCGATCGGTTTATTGAAAAATATAGCGCCTCACCGCTCGTGTTCTACAAACATTCACATCGGAATTGTATTTATAAAGAAGCTGAAGCTTGTATTGCCTTGGGGAAGGATAAGAAAGAAGTCATATTAAAACAAGTAGCCTTGTATAAGAATGCGGGATATCCGAGGGATAACGGACTAATTGAGTCCGGCGTGATCCTAAGACGCCATAATGATCCTATCGTTACGGGGGCAATGACCACATGGTGGAGACAAATCATAAGTTATAGTAAAAGAGACCAAATCAGCTTTAATTACGTTGCCTGGAAGAATAACGTTCCATTTACCGCGATCAATGGCAATATCCGTAATAATGAATTTTTTAATT
- a CDS encoding GNAT family protein: MKHNIKVERFGIRLRPITMDDADFIFKLRRSPDLSRYIGEIDSRYSTHESWLKQYFHREGDYYFCIELLSGVPIGTIAIYDIDGQAGNWGRWIISDSIPAAPASVWLIFHVAFDILGLSSVFSNTVIDNASVVSFHDNCGLPRTGIERNGLTIRGVSYDMVIHTATKENWPMIQQRLEKPAILAERLLRENPEE; the protein is encoded by the coding sequence GTGAAGCACAACATCAAAGTTGAACGCTTTGGGATTCGATTAAGACCCATTACGATGGACGACGCTGATTTTATTTTCAAACTAAGAAGATCCCCTGATTTATCCAGGTATATTGGAGAAATCGATTCTCGTTATTCTACTCATGAATCATGGTTGAAACAATATTTTCACAGAGAAGGCGACTATTACTTCTGCATTGAGCTTCTCTCGGGCGTACCTATCGGAACCATAGCGATCTATGATATTGATGGTCAAGCCGGGAATTGGGGAAGATGGATTATTTCCGATTCGATCCCTGCCGCTCCTGCCAGCGTATGGCTTATTTTTCACGTTGCGTTTGATATTCTGGGTTTGTCCAGTGTGTTCTCCAACACGGTTATTGATAATGCGAGTGTCGTTTCTTTTCATGATAACTGCGGTTTGCCCCGGACCGGAATTGAACGTAATGGCCTTACCATTAGAGGCGTATCCTATGACATGGTTATTCATACGGCTACGAAGGAGAACTGGCCTATGATTCAACAAAGATTAGAGAAGCCTGCAATATTGGCGGAGCGTCTGCTGAGGGAGAATCCGGAAGAATAA